The following coding sequences lie in one Vitis vinifera cultivar Pinot Noir 40024 chromosome 19, ASM3070453v1 genomic window:
- the LOC100267392 gene encoding cytochrome P450 CYP72A219, which yields MKLSSVAISFVFITLLIYAWRLLNWVWLRPKKLERCLRQQGLTGNSYRLLHGDFREMSRMINEANSRPISFSDDIVQRVLPFHDHSIQKYGKNNFIWLGPKPVVNIMQPELIRDVLLKHNAFQKPPRHPLGKLLASGVASLEGEQWTKRRKIINPAFHLEKLKHMVSAFQLSCSDMVNKWEKQLSLDGSCELDIWPYLQNLTGDVISRTAFGSSYEEGRRIFQLQKEQALLTVQVTRSVYVPGWRFFPTKTNRRMRQISSEVDALLKGIIEKREKAMQAGETANDDLLGLLMESNYREMQENDERKNVGMSIKDVIEECKLFYLAGQETTSALLLWTMVLLSKHSNWQARAREEVLRVFGNKKPDGDGLNHLKIVTMIFHEVLRLYPPAPMLTRAVFADSQVGGLYLPDGVQIALPILLIHHDDKIWGDDAKEFNPGRFSEGVSKAAKSQVSFFPFGYGPRICVGQNFAMMEAKMALAMILQRFSFELSPSYAHAPISLLTMQPQHGAHLILHGL from the exons ATGAAGCTTAGCTCAGTTGCAATCTCCTTTGTTTTTATTACTCTCTTGATATATGCATGGAGGTTATTGAATTGGGTGTGGTTGAGACCAAAGAAGCTAGAGAGATGCCTTAGGCAGCAAGGTCTGACTGGGAATTCCTACAGGTTGTTGCATGGGGACTTTAGAGAGATGTCGAGAATGATTAACGAAGCAAATTCCAGACCCATCAGCTTCTCTGATGATATTGTGCAGCGAGTTCTACCATTTCACGATCATTCCATCCAGAAATATG gtaaaaataattttatatggttGGGCCCAAAACCAGTGGTAAACATTATGCAGCCTGAGCTGATTAGGGATGTTCTCTTAAAGCACAATGCTTTTCAAAAACCGCCGCGTCACCCTCTCGGCAAGCTGCTGGCTTCAGGTGTTGCGTCATTGGAAGGTGAACAATGGACTAAGCGTAGAAAGATCATAAACCCAGCTTTCCATCTAGAAAAGCTGAAG CACATGGTATCGGCATTCCAATTGAGTTGTAGTGATATGGTCAATAAATGGGAGAAGCAGCTCTCCCTGGACGGCTCATGTGAATTGGACATTTGGCCCTATCTTCAAAATTTGACGGGAGATGTTATTTCAAGAACAGCATTCGGTAGTAGCTATGAGGAAGGAAGAAGGATATTCCAACTCCAGAAAGAGCAAGCACTACTTACAGTCCAGGTTACTCGGTCAGTTTATGTTCCAGGATGGAG GTTTTTTCCAACAAAGACAAACAGGAGAATGAGGCAAATTAGCAGTGAAGTCGATGCATTGTTGAAGGGTATCATTGAGAAAAGAGAGAAGGCAATGCAAGCTGGCGAAACTGCTAATGATGATTTATTAGGTCTACTAATGGAATCCAACTACAGAGAAATGCAAGAAAATGATGAGAGGAAGAATGTCGGAATGAGCATCAAAGATGTCATTGAGGAGTGTAAGCTATTCTACCTTGCTGGCCAAGAGACTACCTCGGCTTTACTTCTGTGGACAATGGTTCTATTAAGCAAGCATTCAAACTGGCAAGCTCGAGCAAGGGAAGAGGTTTTACGGgtttttggtaataaaaaacCAGATGGCGATGGCTTAAATCACCTCAAAATT GTTACAATGATTTTTCATGAGGTCCTTAGGTTATATCCACCAGCACCCATGCTCACACGAGCTGTTTTTGCCGACAGCCAAGTGGGAGGATTGTATTTACCAGATGGAGTGCAGATCGCTTTGCCAATCCTCCTAATTCACCACGATGATAAAATTTGGGGAGACGATGCAAAGGAATTCAACCCGGGGAGATTTTCAGAAGGAGTTTCAAAGGCAGCAAAGAGCCaagtttcattttttccatttggtTATGGTCCTCGGATATGCGTTGGACAAAATTTTGCAATGATGGAAGCAAAAATGGCTTTGGCAATGATCTTACAACGTTTCTCATTTGAACTTTCCCCATCCTATGCTCATGCACCTATTAGTCTTCTAACTATGCAACCCCAACATGGTGCACATCTGATTTTACATGGACTTTAG
- the LOC100257004 gene encoding cytochrome P450 CYP72A219, whose amino-acid sequence MGIKNAGKNNFIWLGPKPVVNIMQPELIRDVLLKHNAFQKAPRHPLRKLLASGIASLEGEQWTKRRKIINPAFHLEKLKHMVSAFQLSCSDMVNKWEKQLSLDGSCELDIWPYLQNLTGDVISRTAFGSSYEEGRRIFQLQKEQALLAVQVTRSVYVPGWRFFPTKTNRRMRQISSEVNALLKGIIEKREKAMQAGETANDDLLGLLMESNYREMQENDERKNVGMSIKDVIEECKLFYLAGQETTSVLLLWTMVLLSKHSNRQACAREEVLRLFGNKKPDGDGLNHLKIVSINPIYIQFSNSP is encoded by the exons ATGGGCATTAAAAATGcaggtaaaaataattttatatggttGGGCCCAAAACCAGTGGTAAACATTATGCAGCCTGAGCTGATTAGGGATGTTCTCTTAAAGCACAATGCTTTTCAAAAAGCGCCGCGGCACCCTCTCCGCAAGCTGCTGGCTTCAGGTATTGCGTCATTGGAAGGTGAACAATGGACTAAGCGTAGAAAGATCATAAACCCAGCTTTCCATCTAGAAAAGCTGAAG CACATGGTATCGGCATTCCAATTGAGTTGTAGTGATATGGTCAATAAATGGGAGAAGCAGCTCTCCCTGGACGGCTCATGTGAATTGGACATTTGGCCCTATCTTCAAAATTTGACGGGAGATGTTATTTCAAGAACAGCATTCGGTAGTAGCTATGAGGAAGGAAGAAGGATATTCCAACTCCAGAAAGAGCAAGCACTACTTGCAGTCCAGGTTACTCGGTCAGTTTATGTTCCAGGATGGAG GTTTTTTCCAACAAAGACAAATAGGAGAATGAGGCAAATTAGCAGTGAAGTCAATGCATTGTTGAAGGGTATCATTGAGAAAAGAGAGAAGGCAATGCAAGCTGGCGAAACTGCTAATGATGATTTATTAGGTCTACTAATGGAATCCAACTACAGAGAAATGCAAGAAAATGATGAGAGGAAGAATGTCGGAATGAGCATCAAAGATGTCATTGAGGAGTGTAAGCTATTCTACCTTGCTGGCCAAGAGACTACCTCGGTTTTACTTCTGTGGACAATGGTTCTATTAAGCAAACATTCAAACAGGCAAGCTTGCGCAAGGGAAGAGGTTTTACGGctttttggtaataaaaaacCAGATGGCGATGGCTTAAATCACCTCAAAATTGTGAGTATCAATCCAATCTATATTCAATTTAGTAACTCTCCTTGA